In Elephas maximus indicus isolate mEleMax1 chromosome 7, mEleMax1 primary haplotype, whole genome shotgun sequence, the following proteins share a genomic window:
- the EIF4G2 gene encoding eukaryotic translation initiation factor 4 gamma 2, with the protein MPKPRGWSRVLIPGSAPEGRQVSHLQARLREARPARENHGSSGHQKISALTRHRQESEFQAVSDSFLPLPFPFFVFCPPSLSLPCPRRPDPEEAAAVAAAEFSVKVFHLALPLPSPSINIILLKILRCQAAKVESAIAEGGASRFSASSDGGGSRGAPQHYPKTAGNSEFLGKTPGQNAQKWIPARSTRRDDNSAANNSANEKERHDAIFRKVRGILNKLTPEKFDKLCLELLNVGVESKLILKGVILLIVDKALEEPKYSSLYAQLCLRLAEDAPNFDGPAAEGQTGQKQSTTFRRLLISKLQDEFENRTRNVDVYDKRENPLLPEEEEQRAIAKIKMLGNIKFIGELGKLDLIHESILHKCIKTLLEKKKRVQLKDMGEDLECLCQIMRTVGPRLDHERAKSLMDQYFARMCSLMLSKELPARIRFLLQDTVELREHHWVPRKAFLDNGPKTINQIRQDAVKDLGVFIPAPMAQGMRSDFFLEGPFMPPRMKMDRDPLGGLADMFGQMPGSGIGTGPGVIQDRFSPTMGRHRSNQLFNGHGGHIMPPTQSQFGEMGGKFMKSQGLSQLYHNQSQGLLSQLQGQSKDMPPRFSKKGQLNADEISLRPAQSFLMNKNQVPKLQPQITMIPPSAQPPRTQTPPLGQTPQLGLKTNPPLIQEKPAKTSKKPPPSKEELLKLTETVVTEYLNSGNANEAVSGVREMRAPKHFLPEMLSKVIILSLDRSDEDKEKASSLISLLKQEGIATSDNFMQAFLNVLDQCPKLEVDIPLVKSYLAQFAARAIISELVSISELAQPLESGTHFPLFLLCLQQLAKLQDREWLTELFQQSKVNMQKMLPEIDQNKDRMLEILEGKGLSFLFPLLKLEKELLKQIKLDPSPQTIYKWIKDNISPKLHVDKGFVNILMTSFLQYISSEVNPPSDETDSSSAPSKEQLEQEKQLLLSFKPVMQKFLHDHVDLQVSALYALQVHCYNSNFPKGMLLRFFVHFYDMEIIEEEAFLAWKEDITQEFPGKGKALFQVNQWLTWLETAEEEESEEEAD; encoded by the exons ATGCCAAAGCCCAGGGGCTGGAGCCGGGTACTGATTCCCGGCTCTGCGCCTGAGGGGCGTCAGGTCTCACACCTACAAGCCCGACTTCGGGAAGCCAGGCCAGCGAGGGAAAATCACGGGTCCTCGGGACACCAGAAAATCAGTGCTCTTACACGCCATCGACAGGAATCGG AGTTTCAAGCCGTCTCCGactccttcctcccccttcccttccccttttttgttttctgtcccccttccctttcccttccctgTCCCCGACGACCGGATCCTGAGGAGGCAGCTGCAGTGGCAGCTGCTGAGTTCTCGGTGAAG GTTTTTCATTtggcccttcccctcccctccccatccaTTAATATTATTCTTTTGAAGATTCTTCGTTGTCAAGCCGCCAAAGTGGAGAGTGCGATTGCAGAAGGGGGTGCTTCTCGTTTCAG tgcttcTTCGGACGGAGGAGGAAGTAGGGGTGCACCTCAGCACTATCCCAAGACTGCTGGCAACAG CGAGTTCCTGGGGAAAACCCCAGGGCAAAACGCTCAGAAATGGATTCCTGCACGAAGCACTAGACGAGATGACAACTCCGCAGCAAACAACTCCGCAAACGAAAAAGAACGACATGATGCAATCTTCAGGAAAGTAAGAGG CATACTAAATAAGCTTACTCCTGAAAAGTTCGACAAGCTATGCCTTGAGCTCCTCAATGTGGGTGTAGAGTCTAAACTCATCCTTAAAGGGGTCATACTGCTG ATTGTGGACAAAGCCTTAGAAGAGCCAAAGTATAGCTCATTGTATGCTCAGCTATGTCTGCGATTGGCAGAAGATGCACCAAACTTTGATGGCCCAGCAGCAGAGGGTCAAACAGGACAGAAGCAAAGCACA ACATTCAGACGCCTCCTAATTTCAAAATTACAAGATGAATTTGAAAACCGAACCAGAAATGTTGATG tCTATGATAAGCGTGAAAATCCCCTCCTCCCCGAGGAGGAGGAACAGAGAGCCATTGCTAAGATCAAGATGTTGGGGAACATCAAATTCATTGGAGAACTTGGCAAGCTTGATCTTATTCATGAATCTATCCTTCATAAGTGCATCAAAACA cttttggaaaagaagaagagagtCCAACTCAAGGATATGGGAGAGGATTTGGAGTGCCTCTGTCAGATAATGAGGACAGTGGGACCTAGATTAGATCATGAACGAGCCAAG TCCTTAATGGATCAGTACTTTGCCCGAATGTGCTCCTTGATGTTAAGTAAGGAATTGCCAGCAAGGATTCGCTTCCTGCTGCAG gATACGGTAGAGTTGCGAGAACACCATTGGGTTCCTCGCAAGGCTTTTCTTGACAATGGACCAAAGACGATCAATCAAATCCGTCAAGATGCAGTAAAA GATCTAGGAGTGTTTATTCCTGCTCCTATGGCTCAAGGGATGAGAAGTGATTTCTTTCTGGAGGGaccgtttatgccacccaggatgAAAATGGATAGGGACCCACTTGGAGGACTTGCTGATATGTTTGGACAAATGCCAG GTAGCGGAATTGGTACTGGTCCAGGAGTTATCCAGGATAGATTTTCACCCACCATGGGGCGTCATCGTTCAAATCAACTCTTCAACGGCCATGGGGGACACATCATGCCTCCCACACAGTCGCAGTTTGGAGAGATGGGAGGCAAGTTTATGAAAAGCCAG GGGCTAAGCCAGCTCTACCATAACCAGAGTCAGGGACTCTTATCCCAGCTGCAAGGACAGTCGAAGGATATGCCACCTCGGTTTTCTAAGAAAGGACAGCTTAATGCAGATGAG ATTAGCCTGAGGCCTGCTCAGTCTTTCCTAATGAATAAAAATCAAGTGCCAAAGCTTCAGCCCCAGATAACTATGATTCCTCCTAGTGCACAGCCACCACGCACTCAGACACCTCCTCTGGGACAG ACACCTCAGCTTGGTCTCAAAACTAATCCACCACTTATACAGGAAAAGCCTGCCAAGACCAGCAAAAAGCCACCTCCATCAAAGGAAGAACTACTTAAGTTAACT GAAACTGTTGTGACTGAGTATCTCAATAGTGGAAATGCAAATGAGGCTGTCAGTGGCGTAAGAGAAATGAGGGCCCCTAAACACTTTCTTCCTGAGATGTTAAGCAAAGTAATCATCCTGTCATTAGATAGAAGCGATGAAGATAAAGAAAAAGCAAGTTCTTTGATCAGTTTACTCAAACAGGAGGGGATAGCCACAAGCGACAACTTCATGCAG GCTTTCCTGAATGTATTGGACCAGTGCCCCAAACTGGAGGTTGACATCCCTTTGGTGAAATCTTATTTAGCACAGTTTGCAGCTCGTGCCATCATTTCAGAGCTGGTGAGCATTTCAGAACTAGCTCAACCACTGGAAAGTGGCACCCATTTTCCTCTCTTCTTACTCTGCCTTCAGCAGTTAGCTAAATTACAAGATCGAGAATGGCTGACAGAACTTTTTCAACAAAGCAAAGTCAATATGCAGAAAATGCTTCCAG AAATTGATCAGAATAAGGACCGCATGTTGGAGATTTTGGAAGGAAAGGGACTGAGTTTCTTATTCCCACTCCTCAAACTAGAGAAGGAACTGTTAAAGCAAATAAAGTTGGATCCATCCCCTCAAACCATATACAAATGGATTAAAGATAACATCTCTCCCAAACTTCATGTAGATAAAGGATTTGTGAACATCTTAATGACTAG CTTCTTACAGTATATTTCTAGTGAagtaaacccacccagtgatgaaACAGATTCTTCCTCTGCTCCTTCCAAAGAACAATTAGAGCAGGAGAAACAACTCCTGCTTTCTTTCAAGCCAGTAATGCAGAAATTCCTTCATGATCATGTTGATCTTCAAGTCAGTGCCCTGTATGCTCTTCAGGTGCACTGCTACAACAGCAACTTCCCAAAAG gCATGTTACTCCGCTTTTTTGTTCACTTTTATGacatggaaattattgaagaagaagctTTCTTGGCTTGGAAAGAAGATATAACCCAAGAGTTTCCAGGGAAAGGCAAGGCTTTGTTCCag GTGAATCAGTGGTTAACCTGGCTAGAAactgctgaagaagaagaatcagaGGAAGAAGCTGACTAA